The following are encoded in a window of Nibricoccus aquaticus genomic DNA:
- a CDS encoding cation:proton antiporter: protein MPHDISLITTIAFGFTAALFFGLIAKRCGLSPIVGYLIAGIAAGPHTPGFVGDAHLAPQLAEIGVILLMFGVGLHFHLKDLLAVRSIAIPGALGQSIAATVVSMVIAMACGWSWSAGLVLGIATAVASTVVLLRVLMDNNVLETTSGHVAVGWLIVEDLITVLVLVLLPAFAIKEGVENAGGFLHILQSAGWAVLKLAILVALVAIAGAKFVPWLLHRVAALRSRELFTLSILVMSIAVATAAYKAFDASMALGAFLAGMMVGQSKFSHQAAAEALPMRDAFAVLFFVSVGMLFDFRVVIDQPWLVAGVTAVILIVKPLTAFLIVLLCRHTVRTGLMVAGGLAQIGEFSFILADVAKAQGLLPGESSAVLVAGAIISISINPVFFRGLMALEPWIERHGSWMNWLTKRSEVKGAAINSSLPAEKKEGIQAIVVGHGPVGETVSRLLREFDIEPMIIETNIDTVAELRAQGHSALFGDATRPDILKEAAIKTARYLVLTIPDAIVRQGVIATARELNPHIRILTRARYLAERDSLKDAGVSVICFDEAEAAAGLAEGLLADVGVPTERVNQEVLRIRAELGSVVKLENNAAAAHP from the coding sequence ATGCCGCACGACATCTCGCTCATCACCACCATCGCCTTCGGGTTCACCGCCGCATTGTTCTTTGGTCTGATAGCGAAGCGCTGCGGCCTCTCCCCCATCGTCGGCTACCTCATCGCCGGCATCGCCGCCGGCCCGCACACCCCCGGCTTCGTCGGCGACGCGCACCTCGCCCCGCAGCTCGCCGAGATCGGCGTCATCCTGCTGATGTTCGGCGTCGGTCTCCACTTTCACCTCAAAGATCTGCTCGCCGTCCGCTCCATCGCCATTCCCGGTGCGCTCGGCCAGAGCATCGCCGCCACCGTCGTCTCCATGGTCATTGCCATGGCCTGCGGTTGGTCCTGGTCCGCCGGTCTCGTCCTCGGCATCGCCACCGCCGTCGCCTCCACTGTCGTGCTTCTCCGAGTACTCATGGATAACAACGTTCTCGAAACCACCTCCGGCCACGTTGCCGTCGGCTGGCTCATCGTCGAAGACCTCATCACCGTCCTCGTCCTCGTCCTGTTGCCCGCCTTCGCTATTAAAGAAGGCGTGGAAAACGCGGGCGGATTTTTGCACATTCTCCAATCCGCCGGCTGGGCCGTCCTCAAACTCGCCATCCTCGTCGCACTCGTCGCCATCGCCGGCGCGAAATTCGTCCCCTGGCTTCTCCACCGCGTCGCCGCCCTCCGCTCGCGCGAACTCTTCACGCTCTCGATCCTCGTCATGTCGATCGCCGTCGCCACCGCCGCCTACAAAGCCTTCGACGCCTCCATGGCCCTCGGCGCTTTCCTCGCCGGCATGATGGTCGGCCAGTCCAAATTCTCCCACCAGGCCGCCGCCGAGGCGCTCCCCATGCGCGACGCCTTCGCCGTCCTCTTCTTCGTCTCCGTCGGCATGTTGTTCGATTTCCGCGTCGTCATCGACCAACCCTGGCTCGTCGCAGGCGTCACCGCCGTCATCCTCATCGTGAAACCGCTCACCGCGTTTCTCATCGTCCTCCTCTGCCGACACACCGTGCGCACCGGCCTCATGGTCGCTGGCGGCCTCGCCCAGATCGGCGAATTCTCCTTCATCCTCGCCGACGTCGCCAAAGCCCAGGGCCTCCTCCCCGGCGAATCCAGCGCCGTCCTCGTCGCTGGCGCCATCATCTCCATCAGCATCAACCCCGTCTTCTTCCGCGGCCTCATGGCTCTCGAACCCTGGATCGAACGCCACGGCAGCTGGATGAACTGGCTCACCAAACGCAGCGAAGTCAAAGGCGCCGCCATCAATTCATCCCTCCCCGCTGAAAAGAAAGAAGGCATCCAGGCCATCGTTGTCGGCCACGGCCCCGTCGGCGAAACCGTCAGCCGCCTCCTGCGCGAATTCGACATCGAGCCCATGATCATCGAGACCAACATCGACACCGTCGCCGAGCTCCGCGCCCAGGGCCACAGCGCCCTCTTCGGCGACGCCACCCGCCCCGACATCCTCAAAGAGGCCGCCATCAAAACCGCCCGCTACCTCGTCCTCACCATCCCCGACGCCATCGTGCGCCAGGGCGTCATCGCCACCGCCCGCGAACTGAACCCGCACATCCGCATCCTCACCCGCGCCCGCTACCTCGCCGAACGCGACTCCCTCAAGGACGCCGGTGTATCCGTTATTTGCTTCGACGAAGCCGAGGCCGCCGCCGGCCTCGCCGAAGGCCTCCTCGCCGACGTCGGTGTTCCCACCGAACGCGTGAATCAAGAAGTCCTCCGCATCCGCGCTGAACTCGGCTCCGTCGTGAAACTCGAAAACAACGCCGCCGCCGCCCACCCCTGA
- a CDS encoding MIP/aquaporin family protein: MKKYLVEFIGTFFLVFTVGMSVRSGAPLAPLAIGASLMVMIFAGGHISGGHFNPAVTLAVWLRGKCAAKDVLPYWIAQFIAGTIAALLVTFLFAGKPPAPALHGSIESLIVEFLFTFALAWVVLNTATAKGTAGNSFYGLAIGFTVLTGAVAVGGVSGGAFNPAVGLGVFVMGLESIKQLGIYVVADLLGGAAAALAFKAVNSEE, from the coding sequence ATGAAAAAGTACCTCGTCGAATTCATCGGCACCTTCTTCCTCGTCTTCACCGTCGGCATGTCCGTCCGCAGCGGCGCGCCACTCGCCCCGCTCGCCATCGGCGCCTCCCTCATGGTGATGATCTTCGCCGGCGGCCACATCTCCGGCGGCCACTTCAACCCCGCCGTCACCCTCGCCGTCTGGCTCCGTGGCAAATGCGCCGCCAAAGACGTGCTCCCCTACTGGATTGCCCAGTTCATCGCCGGCACCATCGCCGCTCTCCTCGTCACCTTCCTCTTCGCCGGTAAACCACCCGCCCCCGCGCTGCACGGATCCATCGAGTCTCTGATCGTCGAATTCCTCTTCACCTTCGCCCTCGCCTGGGTCGTCCTCAACACCGCCACCGCCAAAGGCACCGCCGGCAATTCCTTCTACGGCCTCGCCATCGGCTTCACCGTTCTCACCGGTGCCGTCGCCGTTGGCGGCGTATCCGGCGGAGCATTCAACCCCGCCGTCGGCCTCGGCGTCTTCGTCATGGGCCTCGAATCCATCAAGCAGCTCGGTATCTACGTCGTGGCCGATCTCCTCGGCGGAGCCGCCGCCGCGCTGGCCTTCAAAGCCGTCAACTCCGAGGAGTGA